One window of Leptospiraceae bacterium genomic DNA carries:
- a CDS encoding GHKL domain-containing protein yields the protein MRSLFSRVLLSNWLFLIILLTTGLILYFVETQVATEFKFVLFVLYIIFSMLIAFHTSFRIATSVTEHLSIIEKKTMEINAGDFGTLLAASDIQELSDLASSINSMSRRLQMQFTDLNVEKEKFNSLLQNLREGVFAISLDKKILFQNQSIPTTLIPANSQSRSIDDVIINKKLLGFLNDHIESSVDGKIGIDDSKHYYKVWFYSLKSNNQILMYIGVVSDKTDERETQMLREQFVQNASHELKTPITSIKGYAETLESKLRLSPDSVEKKFIKAILRNTDRMIRIVEDMLTISKLESQNSFFQPEKVNLYELVQNLKFTVDGFIKIKNQTFAADVPTDIFLYADMILLEHLFLNLIQNASNYSSENQPIHLFAQCKDNTVIIQVIDQGIGISESHLDRIFERFYRVDTDRSRKGGGTGLGLSIVKHIVKLHSGWINVSSSQGEGTTFTINLPIDRKKPVL from the coding sequence ATGCGTAGTCTTTTTTCAAGAGTCCTTTTAAGCAACTGGCTATTTCTGATTATCCTCTTAACCACAGGATTAATTCTTTACTTCGTAGAAACCCAGGTTGCAACAGAATTCAAATTTGTCCTTTTTGTTCTATATATTATATTTTCCATGCTCATAGCATTTCATACTTCCTTTCGAATTGCTACAAGTGTCACCGAGCATTTAAGTATCATCGAAAAAAAAACAATGGAAATCAACGCAGGAGATTTTGGAACTCTCCTTGCTGCTTCCGACATTCAAGAATTATCCGATCTTGCTTCCTCCATCAACTCCATGTCTCGCAGGTTACAAATGCAATTTACCGATCTCAATGTAGAAAAAGAAAAATTCAATTCCCTTTTACAAAATCTTCGCGAGGGTGTATTTGCCATTAGCCTCGATAAGAAAATTCTATTTCAAAATCAAAGTATTCCTACTACCTTGATTCCAGCCAATTCTCAATCGAGAAGTATTGATGATGTAATCATCAATAAAAAGCTACTCGGTTTTCTAAACGATCATATCGAATCTTCTGTAGATGGAAAAATAGGAATTGATGATAGCAAGCATTACTATAAGGTATGGTTTTATTCTCTTAAATCAAACAACCAGATATTGATGTATATTGGCGTTGTCTCTGATAAGACAGACGAGCGCGAAACACAAATGCTTAGAGAGCAATTTGTTCAAAATGCTTCTCATGAATTAAAGACTCCAATCACATCTATCAAAGGCTATGCGGAGACATTAGAAAGTAAGCTACGTCTTAGTCCTGATAGTGTAGAGAAAAAATTTATCAAAGCAATTCTTCGAAACACTGACAGAATGATTCGAATCGTCGAAGACATGCTTACGATTTCAAAACTAGAATCTCAAAATTCCTTTTTCCAACCAGAAAAAGTGAATCTCTATGAGCTAGTTCAAAATTTAAAATTCACCGTCGATGGGTTTATTAAAATAAAAAATCAAACCTTTGCCGCAGATGTTCCCACCGATATTTTTCTCTACGCTGATATGATTTTACTCGAACATCTTTTTCTCAATCTGATTCAAAATGCTTCTAACTATTCAAGCGAGAATCAACCCATTCATTTATTTGCACAATGCAAAGACAATACCGTTATCATCCAAGTGATCGACCAGGGAATTGGAATTAGCGAATCCCATCTCGACAGAATTTTTGAAAGATTCTATCGCGTAGATACCGATCGTTCTAGAAAAGGGGGGGGCACCGGACTAGGACTTTCCATTGTAAAGCACATCGTAAAACTTCATTCCGGTTGGATAAATGTTTCTTCCTCGCAAGGCGAAGGAACCACCTTCACTATAAATTTACCGATTGACAGAAAGAAGCCCGTCTTGTAA